A region from the Tachysurus vachellii isolate PV-2020 chromosome 25, HZAU_Pvac_v1, whole genome shotgun sequence genome encodes:
- the hephl1a gene encoding hephaestin-like protein 1a: protein MNGRIVSFFLTFLTVLGSCRCLTRTYYLGIREVDWNYAASGQNLINGQKIDQDPDASIFLKRGLTRIGSVYKKAVYKQYTSDTFSTEVHKPEWLGFLGPVIRAEVGDDIVVHVKNFASRRYSVHPHGVFYEKDSEGALYPDGTSGRFKKDDAVAPGENYTYSWKVTEEFAPTKSDSSCLTWIYHSHVEAPRDIASGLIGVLLTCNKGVLDSSGVQRSDVDQEFFLMFSVVDENLSWYLDDNIRRFSPDAANHKGDEEFQESNLMHSINGYVFGNLPTLNVCIGNTVSWHLFGIGNEVDIHSAYFHGHTLLDRGHRTDVLSLFPATFVTAKMVPMTIGKWLLSCQVNDHMKAGMQGFYEVSVCEKGNAAPTVPPGHERHFYIAAEEVIWDYSPSGINKFTGEPLDKEGSFAAEFFGKEAGRLGGKYWKAKYVAYSDDTFTTKHEQHGSEHHLGFLGPVIRGEPGDVIVVTFRNMALKNFSLQPHGLAYDKVYEGAMYQDGSQKAGASVAPGHTFTYRWRVTEGPSPSDPPCLSYLYYSATDPVHDTNSGLVGPLQVCKKGVLDESGRQQIGSEVQKEFFLLFTVIDENKSWYLQKNMDKFGSDDSDPDDPVFQESNKMHCVNGYMYGNLPALDLCEGDHVVWHMLGLGTEVDIHGVYFQGNTFQREGNTHDTLNLFPHTSVTVSMVPDNNGVFGLSCRTTDHYRGGMRQLYTVKSCTQSQKPKSEVTTFKPDVYIYLAAEEVVWNYAPNRTWEMKKHMSILNESPGNIFLNKSESRIGQEYKKVVYRQYTDDTFTTKKHRGPDEEHLGILGPILRVEVGERLQVVFKNKATRPYSVHAHGVKPNEQNLAPVSPDKVMRYNWTISSGPGRTDPNCITFAYYSSADFVKDLASGLVGPLVVCRKGTLDKARRRKDVDKEFALLFMVFDENESWYLENNMETYLHKSQEPFDKDDEGFMESNMMHGINGKLYANLLGLRMQQGDKTEWYLMGLGNEIDMHTVHFHAQSFIYKTDYPHRADVYDLFPGTFKTVELVAGTPGTWLLHCHVTDHIHAGMETTFTIDAKVSNDGPSGNGCASLQCFPRMLLFVVLAFWLQ from the exons ATGAATGGAAGAATCGTGAGTTTTTTTCTGACGTTTCTGACCGTTCTGGGTTCGTGCCGATGTCTTACGAGGACATACTATCTCGGGATTCGCGAGGTGGACTGGAATTACGCAGCGAGTGGACAGAATCTTATCAATGGCCAGAAAATTGATCAAGACCC GGACGCCTCCATATTTCTGAAAAGGGGTCTGACCCGGATTGGTAGTGTGTACAAAAAAGCTGTCTATAAACAGTACACAAGTGACACTTTCTCTACTGAGGTCCATAAGCCAGAATGGTTGGGATTCCTTGGACCCGTGATCCGTGCTGAAGTGGGTGATGACATTGTGGTACACGTGAAAAACTTTGCGTCTCGACGTTATTCAGTCCATCCTCATGGAGTCTTCTATGAGAAGGACTCTGAAG GTGCACTTTACCCGGACGGTACATCTGGTCGCTTTAAGAAAGATGATGCTGTGGCTCCTGGTGAAAACTACACATACTCTTGGAAGGTGACAGAAGAGTTCGCCCCTACCAAATCTGACTCCAGCTGCCTCACCTGGATCTACCACTCCCATGTAGAAGCACCTAGAGACATTGCATCAGGACTTATAGGGGTTCTGTTAACCTGCAATAAGG GAGTTCTAGACAGCTCTGGAGTACAGCGCTCTGATGTGGATCAGGAGTTCTTCTTGATGTTCAGCGTGGTAGATGAAAATTTAAGTTGGTATCTTGATGACAACATTCGCAGGTTCAGCCCTGATGCTGCTAATCATAAAGGAGATGAAGAATTTCAGGAGTCTAACCTCATGCACT CAATCAACGGTTATGTTTTTGGTAACTTGCCGACACTGAATGTGTGCATTGGAAACACTGTTTCATGGCACCTCTTTGGAATTGGAAATGAAGTAGATATTCATTCTGCTTACTTCCACGGTCACACCCTGCTTGACCGGGGCCACCGTACCGATGTGCTCAGCCTATTTCCTGCCACTTTTGTTACTGCAAAAATGGTTCCCATGACAATAGGAAAGTGGCTGTTAAGCTGCCAAGTTAATGATCACATGAAag CAGGTATGCAGGGCTTCTAcgaggtgtctgtgtgtgagaagggtAATGCTGCACCCACAGTACCTCCCGGCCATGAAAGACATTTCTACATTGCTGCTGAGGAAGTGATTTGGGATTACAGCCCTTCTGGGATTAATAAATTCACAGGTGAACCACTGGACAAGGAGGGAAG TTTTGCTGCAGAATTCTTCGGTAAAGAGGCTGGCAGGCTTGGAGGGAAGTACTGGAAAGCCAAATATGTTGCTTACAGTGATGACACATTTACCACCAAGCATGAGCAACATGGCTCAGAACACCATCTTGGATTTCTGG GCCCAGTGATTAGAGGTGAACCTGGAGATGTCATTGTGGTAACCTTTCGGAATATGGCATTGAAAAACTTTAGCTTACAACCTCATGGTCTGGCGTATGATAAAGTTTACGAAGGAGCCATGTATCAGGATG GTTCTCAGAAAGCAGGTGCCAGTGTCGCACCAggtcacacatttacatatcgATGGCGGGTGACAGAAGGTCCTTCACCCAGTGACCCACCCTGTCTGTCATACTTGTACTACTCTGCTACAGATCCTGTCCATGACACCAACTCTGGTTTGGTGGGACCGTTGCAGGTGTGCAAGAAAGGAGTTCTGGATGAGAGTGGACGACAG caaATAGGGTCAGAGGTGCAGAAAgagttttttcttctcttcaccGTGATCGATGAGAATAAAAGCTGGTATCTTCAAAAGAACATGGATAAGTTTGGTAGTGATGATTCAGACCCAGATGATCCAGTATTTCAGGAGAGCAACAAAATGCACT GTGTAAACGGCTACATGTACGGGAACCTTCCTGCCCTCGACTTGTGTGAGGGGGACCATGTCGTATGGCACATGCTTGGCTTGGGCACAGAGGTGGATATCCACGGTGTTTACTTCCAGGGAAACACGTTTCAGCGGGAAGGCAATACACACGACACACTCAACCTGTTTCCTCACACCAGTGTCACTGTCTCCATGGTACCAGACAACAACG GTGTTTTTGGGTTGAGCTGTCGTACAACCGATCACTACCGTGGTGGCATGCGTCAGCTGTACACAGTCAAGAGCTGCACACAGAGCCAGAAACCTAAATCTGAGGTTACAACCTTCAAGCCTGATGTATATATCTATTTGGCTGCTGAAGAAGTGGTGTGGAACTACGCCCCGAACCGGACATGGGAGATGAAGAAACATATGTCTATTCTAAATGAAAG CCCTGgaaacattttcctgaataaatcTGAGAGCCGGATTGGCCAGGAATACAAAAAGGTGGTGTACCGCCAGTACACAGATGACACCTTTACAACCAAGAAGCATAGAGGCCCTGATGAAGAGCATCTAGGCATTCTGG gtccAATTCTCAGGGTAGAGGTTGGTGAGAGGTTGCAAGTTGTGTTTAAGAACAAAGCCACAAGGCCATATTCAGTTCATGCTCATGGTGTGAAGCCCAATGAGCAAAACCTTGCACCAGTTTCTCCTG ATAAGGTTATGAGATATAACTGGACTATCAGTTCAGGTCCTGGACGCACCGATCCCAACTGTATAACCTTCGCTTATTATTCATCAGCTGATTTCGTCAAG GATTTGGCTAGTGGCCTAGTTGGACCATTGGTTGTGTGTCGTAAAGGGACTCTAGACAAAGCCAGACGTCGTAAAGACGTGGATAAAGAATTCGCTCTGCTCTTTATGGTCTTTGATGAAAATGAATCTTGGTATCTAGAGAACAATATGGAAACATACCTGCACAAGAGCCAAGAACCTTTCGACAAAGATGATGAAGGATTTATGGAGAGTAACATGATGCATG GCATAAATGGAAAGCTGTATGCGAATCTACTTGGCTTGAGGATGCAGCAAGGAGATAAGACTGAATGGTACTTAATGGGACTGGGAAATGAGATAGATATGCACACAGTGCACTTTCACGCTCAGAGCTTCATATACAAG ACGGATTACCCCCACAGAGCTGACGTGTATGACTTGTTCCCCGGGACATTTAAGACCGTGGAACTGGTAGCAGGAACTCCTGGGACGTGGCTCCTTCACTGCCATGTGACAGACCACATCCACGCTGGCATGGAAACAACCTTCACCATCGATG